One part of the Lotus japonicus ecotype B-129 chromosome 2, LjGifu_v1.2 genome encodes these proteins:
- the LOC130736745 gene encoding uncharacterized protein LOC130736745: MERGSQMSSGSSMTHGSVRGTTRVCDCGAESKLVTCWVGENAGRRFYGCGKYQVYGRRLCSYFHWYDGEGNVRDRKVISGLIRKLEVHKKKEIYLTRCCVIGWGLSAVFLLVIVMLLLKIYLRK; this comes from the exons ATGGAAAGAGGAAGCCAAATGTCAAGTGGAAGCTCCATGACCCATGGGTCTGTTCGAGGAACGACAAGGGTTTGCGATTGTGGGGCTGAGTCGAAACTAGTTACATGTTGGGTGGGTGAAAATGCTGGCCGGCGATTCTATGGATGTGGAAAATATCAA GTTTATGGGAGGAGGTTGTGCTCATATTTTCATTGGTATGATGGGGAAGGCAATGTACGTGATAGGAAGGTTATTTCTGGGCTAATCCGCAAGCTTGAAGTGCATAAGAAGAAGGAGATCTATTTGACTAGGTGTTGTGTCATTGGGTGGGGACTTAGTGCAGTTTTTCTGCTTGTGATTgtaatgttgttgctgaaaaTTTACCTTAGGAAATAG
- the LOC130738571 gene encoding disease resistance protein RUN1-like isoform X2 has product MAPSSFTYDVFLSFCGVDTRFSFTGNLYKALHERGINAFIDDKKLERGEEITPSLLNAIEHSKIAIIVLSENYAFSSFCLDELSKILDCMKEMGQLVWPVFYQVDPSDVRKLSGTYGEAMAMHEQRFKDNLDRLINWKIALYEVANLSGWHFKHGVYEHDLIRKIVEEVARKINPFALPIADYPVGLETQVSAVISPLDVELDDRVHMVGIYGTGGIGKTTLALSVYNSVAIHFESLCFLEDVRENSKRYGLLYLQKILLSKTVGREKLTSVKEGSSIIQHRLRQKKVLLVLDDVDKMEQLEAVAGRSNWFGPGSRVIITTRDKHLLERHGVERTYEVTNLNEDYAYELLTWKAFKTDKVDPSYVDILNRAVNYASGLPLALEVIGSNLFGKSIEEWDSALDLYEKIPNKKIQETLEVSFYALEEEEQSVFLDIACFFKGYRLPRVKEILQAHHGIRLEYHIGVLVKKSLIKISQYDVVTLHDLIEDMCKEFVRRESPNIPAERSRLWSGEDIVQVLETNTGTSKIEVIILSFRSFERKPNSIRWDGKAFMKMENLKTLIIKDISFSKAPEYLPNSLRLLEWGKYPSLNFPSDFHPKELTICKLDYSDCNSFKWAGFVNKKFEKMRVLNLDNCTCLTQTPDVSSLPNLEEFSFQSCMNLTTVHHSVEFLVKLKILNATSCFGLKNFSFFLKLASLEKLQLSFCSGLESITEIGKEGNIAHHHLEQTPIQNLTPLQTLHVDHNGIFHLPNTVVGGGCLLPRQDEEVEVVGSTRSSNVEYLDLSYCYLSDEFLAKGLKWFTNVKELDLSNNKFTYIPECIKEFQFLWKLVLAGCIGLQEIKGIPPNLENLSLDNCKIFQELSQLTQVPPRLKTFSALNCESLTPSFKSKLLNQFRLPRAQIPCWFEHLSTAGRSISFWFRNKFPDMAFCVLSPLTWTNYDVIVIINGKKFFYRVGTCRFMRPELYHIHLFHMQKEKFNDNMDNALLENKWNRAEVNFRFAFHQCGIHLLDEKSSMEDFQFTDPYDKREIFDLNLPLLRDDDVDMHLLLNVFIAIKCL; this is encoded by the exons CTGGGAATCTTTACAAAGCTCTTCACGAGAGGGGAATCAACGCCTTCATAGATGACAAGAAGCTCGAGAGAGGGGAGGAAATCACACCGTCACTTCTCAACGCAATTGAACACTCCAAGATTGCCATCATTGTTCTCTCTGAGAACTACGCATTTTCGTCATTCTGTTTAGATGAACTTTCCAAGATCCTTGACTGCATGAAGGAAATGGGTCAGTTGGTCTGGCCAGTTTTTTATCAAGTGGATCCTTCTGATGTGCGGAAGCTGAGCGGGACTTATGGAGAAGCCATGGCTATGCATGAGCAGAGGTTCAAGGATAACTTGGACAGGTTGATCAATTGGAAGATTGCTTTGTATGAAGTGGCTAACTTGTCTGGATGGCATTTTAAGCATGG GGTATATGAACATGATCTTATTAGGAAGATTGTTGAAGAAGTAGCAAGAAAGATCAATCCTTTTGCTCTACCCATTGCTGATTACCCAGTTGGACTGGAGACCCAAGTGTCAGCCGTGATTTCACCTTTGGATGTTGAGTTGGATGATAGAGTCCACATGGTAGGGATTTATGGAACCGGTGGTATAGGTAAAACAACCCTTGCGCTATCGGTTTATAATTCGGTTGCCATCCATTTCGAAAGTTTATGTTTTCTTGAAGATGTTCGAGAAAACTCAAAAAGATATGGCTTACTATATCTCCAAAAGATCCTTCTTTCTAAAACAGTTGGAAGGGAGAAATTAACCAGTGTCAAAGAAGGAAGTTCAATAATACAACACAGGCTCCGACAAAAGAAGGTTCTTTTGGTTCTAGATGATGTTGACAAAATGGAGCAATTAGAGGCTGTTGCTGGAAGATCTAATTGGTTTGGTCCTGGCAGTAGAGTTATCATTACAACGCGGGATAAACACTTGCTAGAACGTCATGGGGTTGAAAGAACATATGAAGTGACCAATCTGAATGAGGATTATGCTTATGAATTGCTTACATGGAAGGCTTTCAAAACCGACAAGGTTGATCCAAGTTATGTGGATATTCTAAACCGTGCAGTAAATTATGCTTCTGGCCTTCCATTGGCCTTGGAAGTAATAGGCTCCAACTTGTTTGGAAAAAGTATAGAAGAATGGGATTCTGCATTAGATTTGTATGAAAAGATTCCAAATAAAAAGATTCAAGAGACACTTGAAGTGAGCTTTTATGCTTTGGAGGAAGAAGAGCAGAGTGTTTTTCTTGACATTGCTTGTTTCTTCAAAGGATATAGATTGCCAAGGGTCAAGGAAATTCTTCAAGCTCATCATGGTATCAGATTGGAGTACCACATTGGAGTATTGGTTAAAAAATCTCTTATAAAGATTAGTCAATATGATGTTGTGACATTACATGACTTGATAGAGGATATGTGTAAAGAATTTGTTCGACGAGAATCACCAAATATACCTGCGGAACGTAGTAGACTATGGTCTGGTGAAGACATAGTTCAAGTTTTAGAAACGAACACG GGAACGAGTAAAATTGAAGTCATAATCCTGAGTTTCCGGTCATTTGAAAGAAAACCAAATAGCATACGTTGGGATGGAAAGGCTTTCATGAAGATGGAAAATCTCAAAACACTTATCATAAAAGATATTTCTTTTTCCAAAGCTCCCGAGTATCTTCCAAATAGTTTAAGATTATTGGAATGGGGGAAGTATCCTTCACTTAATTTTCCAtctgattttcatccaaaggaGCTTACCATATGCAAGTTAGACTACAGTGACTGTAACTCATTCAAGTGGGCTGGCTTCGTGAACAAG AAGTTTGAGAAGATGAGAGTTTTAAACTTGGATAACTGTACATGTTTAACTCAGACACCTGATGTATCTAGTCTCCCCAATTTagaagaattttcttttcaaagttgtatgAATTTAACTACAGTTCACCATTCAGTTGAATTCCTGGTTAAACTTAAAATCTTGAATGCTACCAGTTGCTTCGGGCTTAAGAATTTCTCATTCTTCCTCAAGTTGGCCTCGCTTGAAAAACTCCAACTATCATTTTGCTCTGGGCTTGAGAGTATTACAGAAATAGGAAAGGAGGGAAATATAGCACATCATCACTTGGAACAGACTCCCATTCAAAATCTTACTCCGCTTCAAACGTTACATGTGGATCACAATGGAATTTTTCATTTGCCAAATACTGTTGTGGGCGGGGGATGTCTATTGCCAAGACAGGATGAAGAAGTAGAAGTAGTGGGTTCAACTCGGTCTTCAAATGTGGAATATCTTGATCTCTCATATTGCTACCTGTCAGATGAATTTTTGGCAAAAGGCCTCAAGTGGTTTACTAATGTGAAAGAATTAGACCTTTCAAACAACAAGTTCACATACATTCCTGAATGCATCAaagaatttcaatttttatggaAGCTTGTCTTGGCTGGTTGTATTGGGCTTCAGGAAATCAAAGGGATTCCGCCAAACTTAGAAAATCTTAGTTTGGATAACTGCAAGATATTTCAAGAACTTAGTCAACTTACACAGGTTCCACCGAGATTGAAAACTTTCTCTGCATTGAACTGTGAATCCTTGACTCCCTCATTTAAAAGCAAATTACTGAATCag TTTCGCTTGCCTCGAGCACAGATTCCATGTTGGTTCGAGCACCTGAGCACGGCAGGACGATCAATTTCTTTCTGGTTTCGAAACAAATTTCCAGATATGGCTTTCTGTGTTCTTTCTCCATTGACATGGACAAATTATGATGTAATTGTGATCATCAATGGCAAAAAGTTTTTCTATAGGGTTGGTACGTGTAGATTCATGCGGCCGGAATTGTACCATATACATCTTTTCCATATGCAAAAGGAAAAATTCAATGATAATATGGACAATGCACTCTTGGAAAATAAGTGGAACCGCGCAGAGGTTAACTTTAGGTTCGCATTCCATCAATGCGGAATCCATCTATTGGATGAGAAAAGTAGCATGGAGGATTTTCAATTCACCGATCCCTATGATAAGAGAGAGATATTTGACTTGAACTTACCACTACTTCGCGACGATGATGTTGATATGCATTTGTTACTGAACGTGTTCATTGCTATCAAATGTTTGTAA
- the LOC130738571 gene encoding disease resistance protein RUN1-like isoform X3, protein MKEMGQLVWPVFYQVDPSDVRKLSGTYGEAMAMHEQRFKDNLDRLINWKIALYEVANLSGWHFKHGVYEHDLIRKIVEEVARKINPFALPIADYPVGLETQVSAVISPLDVELDDRVHMVGIYGTGGIGKTTLALSVYNSVAIHFESLCFLEDVRENSKRYGLLYLQKILLSKTVGREKLTSVKEGSSIIQHRLRQKKVLLVLDDVDKMEQLEAVAGRSNWFGPGSRVIITTRDKHLLERHGVERTYEVTNLNEDYAYELLTWKAFKTDKVDPSYVDILNRAVNYASGLPLALEVIGSNLFGKSIEEWDSALDLYEKIPNKKIQETLEVSFYALEEEEQSVFLDIACFFKGYRLPRVKEILQAHHGIRLEYHIGVLVKKSLIKISQYDVVTLHDLIEDMCKEFVRRESPNIPAERSRLWSGEDIVQVLETNTGTSKIEVIILSFRSFERKPNSIRWDGKAFMKMENLKTLIIKDISFSKAPEYLPNSLRLLEWGKYPSLNFPSDFHPKELTICKLDYSDCNSFKWAGFVNKKFEKMRVLNLDNCTCLTQTPDVSSLPNLEEFSFQSCMNLTTVHHSVEFLVKLKILNATSCFGLKNFSFFLKLASLEKLQLSFCSGLESITEIGKEGNIAHHHLEQTPIQNLTPLQTLHVDHNGIFHLPNTVVGGGCLLPRQDEEVEVVGSTRSSNVEYLDLSYCYLSDEFLAKGLKWFTNVKELDLSNNKFTYIPECIKEFQFLWKLVLAGCIGLQEIKGIPPNLENLSLDNCKIFQELSQLTQVPPRLKTFSALNCESLTPSFKSKLLNQKLHEAGNTQFRLPRAQIPCWFEHLSTAGRSISFWFRNKFPDMAFCVLSPLTWTNYDVIVIINGKKFFYRVGTCRFMRPELYHIHLFHMQKEKFNDNMDNALLENKWNRAEVNFRFAFHQCGIHLLDEKSSMEDFQFTDPYDKREIFDLNLPLLRDDDVDMHLLLNVFIAIKCL, encoded by the exons ATGAAGGAAATGGGTCAGTTGGTCTGGCCAGTTTTTTATCAAGTGGATCCTTCTGATGTGCGGAAGCTGAGCGGGACTTATGGAGAAGCCATGGCTATGCATGAGCAGAGGTTCAAGGATAACTTGGACAGGTTGATCAATTGGAAGATTGCTTTGTATGAAGTGGCTAACTTGTCTGGATGGCATTTTAAGCATGG GGTATATGAACATGATCTTATTAGGAAGATTGTTGAAGAAGTAGCAAGAAAGATCAATCCTTTTGCTCTACCCATTGCTGATTACCCAGTTGGACTGGAGACCCAAGTGTCAGCCGTGATTTCACCTTTGGATGTTGAGTTGGATGATAGAGTCCACATGGTAGGGATTTATGGAACCGGTGGTATAGGTAAAACAACCCTTGCGCTATCGGTTTATAATTCGGTTGCCATCCATTTCGAAAGTTTATGTTTTCTTGAAGATGTTCGAGAAAACTCAAAAAGATATGGCTTACTATATCTCCAAAAGATCCTTCTTTCTAAAACAGTTGGAAGGGAGAAATTAACCAGTGTCAAAGAAGGAAGTTCAATAATACAACACAGGCTCCGACAAAAGAAGGTTCTTTTGGTTCTAGATGATGTTGACAAAATGGAGCAATTAGAGGCTGTTGCTGGAAGATCTAATTGGTTTGGTCCTGGCAGTAGAGTTATCATTACAACGCGGGATAAACACTTGCTAGAACGTCATGGGGTTGAAAGAACATATGAAGTGACCAATCTGAATGAGGATTATGCTTATGAATTGCTTACATGGAAGGCTTTCAAAACCGACAAGGTTGATCCAAGTTATGTGGATATTCTAAACCGTGCAGTAAATTATGCTTCTGGCCTTCCATTGGCCTTGGAAGTAATAGGCTCCAACTTGTTTGGAAAAAGTATAGAAGAATGGGATTCTGCATTAGATTTGTATGAAAAGATTCCAAATAAAAAGATTCAAGAGACACTTGAAGTGAGCTTTTATGCTTTGGAGGAAGAAGAGCAGAGTGTTTTTCTTGACATTGCTTGTTTCTTCAAAGGATATAGATTGCCAAGGGTCAAGGAAATTCTTCAAGCTCATCATGGTATCAGATTGGAGTACCACATTGGAGTATTGGTTAAAAAATCTCTTATAAAGATTAGTCAATATGATGTTGTGACATTACATGACTTGATAGAGGATATGTGTAAAGAATTTGTTCGACGAGAATCACCAAATATACCTGCGGAACGTAGTAGACTATGGTCTGGTGAAGACATAGTTCAAGTTTTAGAAACGAACACG GGAACGAGTAAAATTGAAGTCATAATCCTGAGTTTCCGGTCATTTGAAAGAAAACCAAATAGCATACGTTGGGATGGAAAGGCTTTCATGAAGATGGAAAATCTCAAAACACTTATCATAAAAGATATTTCTTTTTCCAAAGCTCCCGAGTATCTTCCAAATAGTTTAAGATTATTGGAATGGGGGAAGTATCCTTCACTTAATTTTCCAtctgattttcatccaaaggaGCTTACCATATGCAAGTTAGACTACAGTGACTGTAACTCATTCAAGTGGGCTGGCTTCGTGAACAAG AAGTTTGAGAAGATGAGAGTTTTAAACTTGGATAACTGTACATGTTTAACTCAGACACCTGATGTATCTAGTCTCCCCAATTTagaagaattttcttttcaaagttgtatgAATTTAACTACAGTTCACCATTCAGTTGAATTCCTGGTTAAACTTAAAATCTTGAATGCTACCAGTTGCTTCGGGCTTAAGAATTTCTCATTCTTCCTCAAGTTGGCCTCGCTTGAAAAACTCCAACTATCATTTTGCTCTGGGCTTGAGAGTATTACAGAAATAGGAAAGGAGGGAAATATAGCACATCATCACTTGGAACAGACTCCCATTCAAAATCTTACTCCGCTTCAAACGTTACATGTGGATCACAATGGAATTTTTCATTTGCCAAATACTGTTGTGGGCGGGGGATGTCTATTGCCAAGACAGGATGAAGAAGTAGAAGTAGTGGGTTCAACTCGGTCTTCAAATGTGGAATATCTTGATCTCTCATATTGCTACCTGTCAGATGAATTTTTGGCAAAAGGCCTCAAGTGGTTTACTAATGTGAAAGAATTAGACCTTTCAAACAACAAGTTCACATACATTCCTGAATGCATCAaagaatttcaatttttatggaAGCTTGTCTTGGCTGGTTGTATTGGGCTTCAGGAAATCAAAGGGATTCCGCCAAACTTAGAAAATCTTAGTTTGGATAACTGCAAGATATTTCAAGAACTTAGTCAACTTACACAGGTTCCACCGAGATTGAAAACTTTCTCTGCATTGAACTGTGAATCCTTGACTCCCTCATTTAAAAGCAAATTACTGAATCag AAACTGCATGAGGCTGGAAACACCCAGTTTCGCTTGCCTCGAGCACAGATTCCATGTTGGTTCGAGCACCTGAGCACGGCAGGACGATCAATTTCTTTCTGGTTTCGAAACAAATTTCCAGATATGGCTTTCTGTGTTCTTTCTCCATTGACATGGACAAATTATGATGTAATTGTGATCATCAATGGCAAAAAGTTTTTCTATAGGGTTGGTACGTGTAGATTCATGCGGCCGGAATTGTACCATATACATCTTTTCCATATGCAAAAGGAAAAATTCAATGATAATATGGACAATGCACTCTTGGAAAATAAGTGGAACCGCGCAGAGGTTAACTTTAGGTTCGCATTCCATCAATGCGGAATCCATCTATTGGATGAGAAAAGTAGCATGGAGGATTTTCAATTCACCGATCCCTATGATAAGAGAGAGATATTTGACTTGAACTTACCACTACTTCGCGACGATGATGTTGATATGCATTTGTTACTGAACGTGTTCATTGCTATCAAATGTTTGTAA
- the LOC130738571 gene encoding disease resistance protein RUN1-like isoform X1, whose protein sequence is MAPSSFTYDVFLSFCGVDTRFSFTGNLYKALHERGINAFIDDKKLERGEEITPSLLNAIEHSKIAIIVLSENYAFSSFCLDELSKILDCMKEMGQLVWPVFYQVDPSDVRKLSGTYGEAMAMHEQRFKDNLDRLINWKIALYEVANLSGWHFKHGVYEHDLIRKIVEEVARKINPFALPIADYPVGLETQVSAVISPLDVELDDRVHMVGIYGTGGIGKTTLALSVYNSVAIHFESLCFLEDVRENSKRYGLLYLQKILLSKTVGREKLTSVKEGSSIIQHRLRQKKVLLVLDDVDKMEQLEAVAGRSNWFGPGSRVIITTRDKHLLERHGVERTYEVTNLNEDYAYELLTWKAFKTDKVDPSYVDILNRAVNYASGLPLALEVIGSNLFGKSIEEWDSALDLYEKIPNKKIQETLEVSFYALEEEEQSVFLDIACFFKGYRLPRVKEILQAHHGIRLEYHIGVLVKKSLIKISQYDVVTLHDLIEDMCKEFVRRESPNIPAERSRLWSGEDIVQVLETNTGTSKIEVIILSFRSFERKPNSIRWDGKAFMKMENLKTLIIKDISFSKAPEYLPNSLRLLEWGKYPSLNFPSDFHPKELTICKLDYSDCNSFKWAGFVNKKFEKMRVLNLDNCTCLTQTPDVSSLPNLEEFSFQSCMNLTTVHHSVEFLVKLKILNATSCFGLKNFSFFLKLASLEKLQLSFCSGLESITEIGKEGNIAHHHLEQTPIQNLTPLQTLHVDHNGIFHLPNTVVGGGCLLPRQDEEVEVVGSTRSSNVEYLDLSYCYLSDEFLAKGLKWFTNVKELDLSNNKFTYIPECIKEFQFLWKLVLAGCIGLQEIKGIPPNLENLSLDNCKIFQELSQLTQVPPRLKTFSALNCESLTPSFKSKLLNQKLHEAGNTQFRLPRAQIPCWFEHLSTAGRSISFWFRNKFPDMAFCVLSPLTWTNYDVIVIINGKKFFYRVGTCRFMRPELYHIHLFHMQKEKFNDNMDNALLENKWNRAEVNFRFAFHQCGIHLLDEKSSMEDFQFTDPYDKREIFDLNLPLLRDDDVDMHLLLNVFIAIKCL, encoded by the exons CTGGGAATCTTTACAAAGCTCTTCACGAGAGGGGAATCAACGCCTTCATAGATGACAAGAAGCTCGAGAGAGGGGAGGAAATCACACCGTCACTTCTCAACGCAATTGAACACTCCAAGATTGCCATCATTGTTCTCTCTGAGAACTACGCATTTTCGTCATTCTGTTTAGATGAACTTTCCAAGATCCTTGACTGCATGAAGGAAATGGGTCAGTTGGTCTGGCCAGTTTTTTATCAAGTGGATCCTTCTGATGTGCGGAAGCTGAGCGGGACTTATGGAGAAGCCATGGCTATGCATGAGCAGAGGTTCAAGGATAACTTGGACAGGTTGATCAATTGGAAGATTGCTTTGTATGAAGTGGCTAACTTGTCTGGATGGCATTTTAAGCATGG GGTATATGAACATGATCTTATTAGGAAGATTGTTGAAGAAGTAGCAAGAAAGATCAATCCTTTTGCTCTACCCATTGCTGATTACCCAGTTGGACTGGAGACCCAAGTGTCAGCCGTGATTTCACCTTTGGATGTTGAGTTGGATGATAGAGTCCACATGGTAGGGATTTATGGAACCGGTGGTATAGGTAAAACAACCCTTGCGCTATCGGTTTATAATTCGGTTGCCATCCATTTCGAAAGTTTATGTTTTCTTGAAGATGTTCGAGAAAACTCAAAAAGATATGGCTTACTATATCTCCAAAAGATCCTTCTTTCTAAAACAGTTGGAAGGGAGAAATTAACCAGTGTCAAAGAAGGAAGTTCAATAATACAACACAGGCTCCGACAAAAGAAGGTTCTTTTGGTTCTAGATGATGTTGACAAAATGGAGCAATTAGAGGCTGTTGCTGGAAGATCTAATTGGTTTGGTCCTGGCAGTAGAGTTATCATTACAACGCGGGATAAACACTTGCTAGAACGTCATGGGGTTGAAAGAACATATGAAGTGACCAATCTGAATGAGGATTATGCTTATGAATTGCTTACATGGAAGGCTTTCAAAACCGACAAGGTTGATCCAAGTTATGTGGATATTCTAAACCGTGCAGTAAATTATGCTTCTGGCCTTCCATTGGCCTTGGAAGTAATAGGCTCCAACTTGTTTGGAAAAAGTATAGAAGAATGGGATTCTGCATTAGATTTGTATGAAAAGATTCCAAATAAAAAGATTCAAGAGACACTTGAAGTGAGCTTTTATGCTTTGGAGGAAGAAGAGCAGAGTGTTTTTCTTGACATTGCTTGTTTCTTCAAAGGATATAGATTGCCAAGGGTCAAGGAAATTCTTCAAGCTCATCATGGTATCAGATTGGAGTACCACATTGGAGTATTGGTTAAAAAATCTCTTATAAAGATTAGTCAATATGATGTTGTGACATTACATGACTTGATAGAGGATATGTGTAAAGAATTTGTTCGACGAGAATCACCAAATATACCTGCGGAACGTAGTAGACTATGGTCTGGTGAAGACATAGTTCAAGTTTTAGAAACGAACACG GGAACGAGTAAAATTGAAGTCATAATCCTGAGTTTCCGGTCATTTGAAAGAAAACCAAATAGCATACGTTGGGATGGAAAGGCTTTCATGAAGATGGAAAATCTCAAAACACTTATCATAAAAGATATTTCTTTTTCCAAAGCTCCCGAGTATCTTCCAAATAGTTTAAGATTATTGGAATGGGGGAAGTATCCTTCACTTAATTTTCCAtctgattttcatccaaaggaGCTTACCATATGCAAGTTAGACTACAGTGACTGTAACTCATTCAAGTGGGCTGGCTTCGTGAACAAG AAGTTTGAGAAGATGAGAGTTTTAAACTTGGATAACTGTACATGTTTAACTCAGACACCTGATGTATCTAGTCTCCCCAATTTagaagaattttcttttcaaagttgtatgAATTTAACTACAGTTCACCATTCAGTTGAATTCCTGGTTAAACTTAAAATCTTGAATGCTACCAGTTGCTTCGGGCTTAAGAATTTCTCATTCTTCCTCAAGTTGGCCTCGCTTGAAAAACTCCAACTATCATTTTGCTCTGGGCTTGAGAGTATTACAGAAATAGGAAAGGAGGGAAATATAGCACATCATCACTTGGAACAGACTCCCATTCAAAATCTTACTCCGCTTCAAACGTTACATGTGGATCACAATGGAATTTTTCATTTGCCAAATACTGTTGTGGGCGGGGGATGTCTATTGCCAAGACAGGATGAAGAAGTAGAAGTAGTGGGTTCAACTCGGTCTTCAAATGTGGAATATCTTGATCTCTCATATTGCTACCTGTCAGATGAATTTTTGGCAAAAGGCCTCAAGTGGTTTACTAATGTGAAAGAATTAGACCTTTCAAACAACAAGTTCACATACATTCCTGAATGCATCAaagaatttcaatttttatggaAGCTTGTCTTGGCTGGTTGTATTGGGCTTCAGGAAATCAAAGGGATTCCGCCAAACTTAGAAAATCTTAGTTTGGATAACTGCAAGATATTTCAAGAACTTAGTCAACTTACACAGGTTCCACCGAGATTGAAAACTTTCTCTGCATTGAACTGTGAATCCTTGACTCCCTCATTTAAAAGCAAATTACTGAATCag AAACTGCATGAGGCTGGAAACACCCAGTTTCGCTTGCCTCGAGCACAGATTCCATGTTGGTTCGAGCACCTGAGCACGGCAGGACGATCAATTTCTTTCTGGTTTCGAAACAAATTTCCAGATATGGCTTTCTGTGTTCTTTCTCCATTGACATGGACAAATTATGATGTAATTGTGATCATCAATGGCAAAAAGTTTTTCTATAGGGTTGGTACGTGTAGATTCATGCGGCCGGAATTGTACCATATACATCTTTTCCATATGCAAAAGGAAAAATTCAATGATAATATGGACAATGCACTCTTGGAAAATAAGTGGAACCGCGCAGAGGTTAACTTTAGGTTCGCATTCCATCAATGCGGAATCCATCTATTGGATGAGAAAAGTAGCATGGAGGATTTTCAATTCACCGATCCCTATGATAAGAGAGAGATATTTGACTTGAACTTACCACTACTTCGCGACGATGATGTTGATATGCATTTGTTACTGAACGTGTTCATTGCTATCAAATGTTTGTAA